In Hymenobacter gelipurpurascens, one DNA window encodes the following:
- a CDS encoding SusC/RagA family TonB-linked outer membrane protein — MKRKLLLLAPLLVSAAAPAWAQQQQRVQGIVKSAKGEALPGVTVVVKGTTIGASTDGEGRFNLAVPANATLRFSYIGFLPYEVAVGDKTDINVTLQDDSKTLDDVVVIGYQSVQRRDVTGSVSSVSAQQIKDIPVNSAAEALTGRLAGVQLTSSEGTPGNQDVRVRVRGGGSITQDNSPLYVVDGIQIENALSVIAPQDIASVDVLKDASATAIYGARGANGVVIITTKKGLEGKTVISYNGFAGFRQISKKLGVLKPDDYLNYQFERAQQAGATGTGGLASFKTLFGSSNFNSDTLQRARSAPFIDWQDEVFGRNAFQQTHNVSVSGGVKGTTYSLSLTHNDEEGIQRGSDYSRNLINFRFDTKATDKLRVGLNMRFNDQTVNGAGTSTSGSSVTSRLRNTVQYQPLSVPRASGAIIDPGTFDDDFFTTSSLVNPLITIDSEYRRDKRRTFNVGGNAALELTKGLFFRSTAGFDITSGDLGTFNGRFSPTIRQAAGGYQNLPFATITTGNQITFNNSNVLDYSLTKGKHVMGLLLGQETYQQQTKSQFIQTNFLPLDITAERALANINQGVLPAGVTSQPVLPYTSIPNDYTLASGFGRITYSYDDKYLFTGTFRADGSSKFKAGNRWGYFPGASAAWRVSKEEFFKSVEAVSDLKLRLSYGQAGNNRINDFLFSQLFQAGGAPYYLNHNQVLGSVATTLSNEKLKWEVTTSRDFGIDLALWENRVQFTGDVYYNTTSDLLINRPIPPFLGYSSQLQNIGKTSNKGVELQLTGIIFNKPDFSWTATANASFNRGRIESLGSGLDEIPGIASGWAGTALNRDYVARVGQPVGQMYGYVTDNYLTADDFEGYNATTQTWIPKKNAQGVNVFPNNLGLIGETVARPGQIKLKDLNGDGVIDDKDQTVIGNANPKLTGGLNQQFTYKNFDASVFVNFVLGNDVYNANKIEFTSNTANTVFSNVLDVMSDRYRTINADGTPITDLGTLNQVNQNADIWTPTRNYFLHSWAVEDASFLRINNLTLGYTLPKTLTTRAKVQQLRFYVTLNNLYTFTNYTGYDPEVNTRRATPLTPGVDYAAYPRSRAFLFGLNLSL; from the coding sequence TGACGGTCGTGGTGAAAGGAACGACCATCGGCGCCTCGACCGATGGAGAAGGTCGCTTCAACCTGGCGGTGCCCGCCAATGCCACGTTGCGCTTCAGCTATATCGGCTTCCTGCCTTATGAAGTGGCAGTAGGCGACAAAACGGACATCAACGTAACGCTGCAGGATGATAGCAAGACGCTGGACGATGTAGTAGTTATCGGCTACCAGTCGGTGCAGCGTCGCGACGTTACTGGCTCGGTTTCGTCAGTGAGTGCCCAGCAGATAAAGGATATTCCGGTTAACTCCGCCGCCGAAGCCCTTACGGGGCGTTTGGCCGGTGTGCAGCTGACGTCTTCCGAAGGCACGCCCGGCAACCAGGATGTGCGCGTTCGGGTGCGCGGTGGTGGCTCTATCACCCAGGATAACTCGCCGCTCTACGTGGTAGACGGTATCCAGATTGAAAACGCCCTGTCCGTTATTGCTCCCCAGGATATTGCTTCCGTTGACGTACTAAAGGATGCTTCTGCCACGGCTATCTACGGTGCCCGCGGGGCCAACGGCGTAGTTATCATCACCACGAAAAAAGGCCTGGAAGGCAAGACGGTGATCAGCTACAACGGCTTTGCCGGCTTCCGCCAGATCAGCAAGAAGCTAGGCGTATTGAAGCCCGATGATTACCTGAACTACCAGTTTGAGCGGGCTCAGCAGGCAGGCGCTACCGGCACCGGCGGCCTTGCCAGTTTCAAAACCCTGTTCGGTAGCTCCAACTTCAACAGCGACACGCTGCAGCGCGCCCGCAGCGCTCCATTCATCGATTGGCAGGATGAGGTGTTTGGCCGCAACGCTTTCCAGCAAACCCACAACGTATCGGTATCGGGTGGCGTGAAAGGCACAACGTATTCACTGAGCCTAACCCACAACGACGAGGAAGGCATCCAGCGCGGCTCCGACTACTCCCGCAACCTGATCAACTTCCGCTTTGATACGAAGGCCACTGACAAGCTGCGCGTAGGCCTGAACATGCGCTTCAACGACCAGACCGTGAACGGCGCCGGTACTTCTACCAGCGGCTCCAGCGTTACCTCACGCTTGCGCAATACGGTGCAGTACCAGCCTCTGTCGGTGCCAAGAGCATCAGGTGCCATCATCGACCCCGGCACTTTCGATGATGACTTCTTCACCACCTCTAGCTTGGTAAACCCACTGATTACGATTGATAGCGAATACCGCCGCGACAAGCGCCGGACCTTCAACGTAGGTGGCAACGCCGCCCTGGAACTGACGAAAGGCCTCTTCTTCCGTTCTACGGCTGGTTTTGATATCACTAGCGGTGACCTAGGTACGTTCAATGGCCGCTTTTCGCCTACCATCCGGCAGGCAGCGGGCGGCTACCAGAACCTGCCGTTCGCTACTATCACTACGGGCAACCAAATCACGTTCAACAACTCCAACGTGCTGGATTATTCCCTTACGAAAGGGAAACACGTGATGGGCTTGTTGCTAGGCCAGGAGACCTATCAGCAGCAGACTAAGTCGCAGTTCATCCAGACCAACTTCCTGCCGCTGGATATCACGGCTGAGCGTGCGCTGGCCAACATCAACCAAGGGGTGCTGCCCGCGGGCGTGACCTCACAGCCTGTACTGCCTTATACGAGCATTCCGAACGACTATACGTTGGCCTCTGGCTTCGGGCGCATTACCTACTCCTACGACGACAAGTACCTGTTTACGGGTACGTTCCGGGCCGACGGCTCATCCAAGTTTAAAGCGGGTAACCGCTGGGGCTACTTCCCCGGTGCTTCTGCCGCCTGGCGCGTTTCCAAGGAGGAGTTCTTTAAGTCGGTAGAAGCGGTATCGGACCTAAAGCTGCGCTTGAGCTATGGGCAGGCTGGTAATAACCGTATCAACGACTTTCTGTTCAGCCAGCTGTTCCAGGCTGGTGGGGCGCCGTATTATCTCAACCACAATCAGGTGCTGGGCTCTGTAGCTACTACGCTGTCCAATGAAAAACTGAAATGGGAAGTGACAACTTCCCGCGACTTCGGTATAGACTTGGCACTGTGGGAAAATCGGGTACAGTTCACCGGTGATGTTTACTACAACACTACTTCTGACCTGCTGATTAACCGCCCAATTCCTCCGTTCCTGGGGTACTCTTCGCAGTTGCAGAACATCGGCAAAACCTCCAACAAAGGCGTCGAGTTGCAGCTGACGGGCATCATCTTCAACAAACCTGACTTTAGCTGGACGGCTACGGCCAATGCTTCCTTCAACCGGGGCCGCATCGAGAGCCTCGGCTCTGGGTTGGATGAAATTCCTGGTATTGCTTCCGGCTGGGCCGGTACTGCCCTCAACCGCGACTATGTAGCGCGTGTAGGCCAGCCCGTAGGCCAGATGTATGGCTACGTAACGGACAACTACCTGACGGCTGACGATTTCGAAGGCTACAATGCCACCACGCAAACCTGGATTCCGAAGAAGAACGCCCAGGGTGTCAACGTATTCCCAAACAACCTAGGCCTGATTGGTGAGACCGTTGCCCGACCCGGCCAGATCAAGCTGAAGGACCTGAATGGTGACGGGGTTATCGACGACAAGGACCAGACGGTAATTGGCAACGCCAACCCTAAGCTGACAGGTGGCCTCAACCAGCAGTTTACCTACAAGAACTTCGACGCCAGCGTCTTCGTCAACTTCGTGCTGGGCAATGATGTCTACAACGCGAACAAGATTGAATTTACGTCGAACACGGCCAACACGGTGTTCAGCAACGTGCTCGATGTCATGAGCGACCGGTACCGCACCATCAACGCCGACGGTACGCCCATTACCGATTTGGGTACACTGAATCAAGTAAACCAGAATGCTGACATCTGGACGCCCACCCGCAACTATTTCCTGCACTCGTGGGCCGTGGAAGATGCCTCGTTCCTGCGCATTAACAACCTGACCCTGGGCTACACCCTGCCCAAGACCCTCACTACCCGCGCCAAGGTACAGCAGCTGCGCTTCTACGTGACGCTCAATAACCTGTACACCTTCACCAACTACACGGGCTACGACCCCGAAGTGAATACCCGCCGCGCTACCCCGCTCACGCCGGGTGTCGATTATGCTGCTTACCCCCGCAGCCGCGCCTTTCTCTTTGGTCTGAACCTGTCCCTCTAA
- a CDS encoding RagB/SusD family nutrient uptake outer membrane protein, with product MKSFISFRAALAGLALAGSAGAVSSCKDFLDVEPLALNTTEATFSTVAGATAAVVGAYDPLSGDQTYGTRISMYFPFDSDEMIGSSGAADGARRSIARYKALPTNTEITNPWNTLYQGVERSNICIDQIPKMSLYTTGTAADTAALHRLHGEALTLRAQYYLELVRNWGDVPAQFTASVSGQDFNLPNADRNETLTKLIADLLQAEKLVPWRSKAGAASERITKGAVKALRARLALYRGGYSLKGNQMVRPADYLDYYRIARQECAELMANRSEHTLNTSFLEVFKSINEQRSESANEIMFQVGMGGSTAVSDSKLGYYNGPRLNASTIYGSTQGAVTIVPTYFYAFDSTDVRRDVTIAPYTIPANNFRAGVALASVTDGKFRRDWHIPSLPGTNNYLGYNWPIIRFADVVLMFSEAENELNGPTQAAQDALLEVRTRAYGTKAKAQAGLVLNSKTALFNALVNERYLEFGSEGIRKYDLLRWNLFATKLAEAKANILKMAKGEAPYDKVPLYMYFKTPAAGDVQWTRSFYRPSPTPNTAPTGTVRVNWRQGIDAAYVANTQPTGTTVTVGTTTATSVGSGLAAEYVPGQGKELLPIPQSTLSSDPALVQNFGY from the coding sequence ATGAAATCCTTCATTTCCTTCCGGGCTGCACTAGCCGGCCTGGCACTGGCCGGCTCCGCCGGGGCGGTGTCATCCTGCAAAGATTTTCTGGATGTAGAGCCGCTGGCTCTTAATACCACGGAGGCCACCTTTAGCACGGTAGCCGGCGCTACGGCTGCCGTGGTAGGGGCCTACGATCCTCTCTCGGGCGACCAGACCTACGGCACCCGGATTAGCATGTATTTCCCCTTCGATTCCGACGAGATGATTGGCTCATCTGGAGCCGCTGATGGTGCCCGCCGGAGCATTGCCCGCTATAAGGCGCTGCCTACCAACACCGAGATTACCAACCCCTGGAACACGCTTTACCAAGGCGTGGAACGCAGCAACATCTGCATCGATCAGATTCCGAAGATGAGCCTGTACACCACGGGCACCGCCGCCGATACGGCTGCGCTGCACCGGCTGCACGGCGAGGCCCTGACGTTGCGCGCACAGTACTACTTGGAGCTGGTACGCAACTGGGGCGACGTTCCGGCGCAGTTCACGGCTTCCGTGTCGGGCCAGGACTTCAACCTGCCGAATGCTGACCGCAACGAGACGCTCACTAAGCTGATTGCCGACTTGCTGCAGGCCGAAAAGTTGGTGCCGTGGCGCTCCAAAGCGGGTGCCGCCAGTGAGCGTATTACCAAAGGCGCGGTAAAGGCATTGCGCGCCCGTCTGGCCCTGTACCGGGGCGGCTACTCGCTGAAGGGCAACCAAATGGTGCGCCCCGCCGACTACCTCGACTATTACCGCATTGCCCGCCAGGAGTGCGCCGAGCTAATGGCGAACCGCTCGGAGCATACGCTCAATACAAGTTTCCTGGAAGTATTCAAAAGCATCAACGAGCAGCGTTCGGAGTCGGCTAACGAAATCATGTTCCAGGTGGGCATGGGCGGCTCAACGGCGGTTTCCGACAGCAAATTGGGCTACTACAACGGCCCTCGCCTGAACGCCTCTACCATCTACGGCTCTACGCAAGGCGCCGTAACCATTGTCCCCACGTATTTCTACGCGTTCGACTCGACGGACGTACGCCGCGACGTGACGATTGCGCCTTACACTATCCCGGCCAACAATTTCCGGGCAGGTGTGGCACTAGCCAGCGTAACCGATGGCAAATTCCGCCGCGACTGGCACATCCCTTCACTGCCTGGCACGAACAACTACCTGGGCTACAACTGGCCTATCATCCGTTTCGCCGATGTAGTGCTGATGTTCTCGGAAGCTGAAAACGAGCTGAACGGGCCTACGCAAGCGGCACAGGATGCCCTGCTGGAAGTGCGTACGCGCGCCTATGGCACCAAGGCTAAAGCACAAGCTGGCCTGGTACTGAACTCAAAAACTGCTCTGTTCAATGCCTTAGTAAACGAGCGTTACCTGGAGTTTGGCAGCGAAGGAATCCGCAAGTATGATTTGCTGCGCTGGAACCTGTTTGCCACCAAGCTGGCAGAAGCCAAAGCCAACATTCTGAAGATGGCCAAAGGCGAAGCCCCTTATGATAAAGTGCCGCTGTACATGTACTTCAAAACGCCGGCTGCCGGTGATGTGCAATGGACGCGCTCTTTCTACCGGCCTTCTCCTACGCCCAACACTGCGCCAACAGGTACGGTGCGCGTGAACTGGCGCCAGGGCATTGATGCGGCTTATGTAGCCAACACGCAGCCTACCGGTACCACCGTAACGGTTGGCACTACCACGGCAACCAGCGTGGGCTCTGGCCTAGCGGCTGAGTACGTGCCCGGCCAGGGCAAAGAACTGCTGCCAATTCCGCAGAGCACGCTGAGCTCTGACCCGGCACTGGTGCAAAACTTCGGCTACTAG